The Bosea sp. 685 DNA window GCGGCATGGCCATCGCCTTCATTGCGAAACGCAATGACAATTAGCATATCACGCGGCGTTCCGTCATAGGCGGGAATGCGGGATATAGCGGCTCTCAACCAAGGAGTGCTCCCGATGCGATCCCTGCTCGCCCGCTTCGCGCCAGACCCGTACATCATGGCGCTGCTCGGCACGGTCGCCTTTGCCTCCGTCCTGCCGGCTCATGGCGAGGGCGCCCATGTCGTCGGCCTCGTCACCAATCTCGCCATCGGCCTGCTGTTCTTCCTCTATGGAACGCGGCTTGCGCCCAGCGCGGCGCTGGAGGGCTTGCGCCACTGGCGGCTGCACAGCTTCGTGCTGGCGGCGACCTTCCTCGCCTTCCCGGCGATCGCCCTGCTCCTGCGCCTGCTGATGCCGTCCCTGCTGACGCCCGGCCTGTGGACGGGATTGATCTTCCTCTCGGTTTTGCCGTCCACCGTGCAGTCCTCGATCGCCTTCACCTCGATCGCCGGCGGCAATGTTCCCGCCGCACTCTGCGCGGCCTCGGCCTCCAACCTCATCGGCATCGTGATCACGCCGCTGCTGGCGGCGCTGCTCCTGACGACGCAGGGGCACGGCTTCCAGGCCGGCGCCGTCGGCGACATCCTGGTCCAGCTGCTGCTGCCCTTCGCTGCCGGCCAGCTGCTGCGGCCCTGGATCGGCGGCTGGATCGCCAGCCACAAGCGCATGCTCGGCTTCGTCGATCGCGGCTCGATCCTGCTCGTCGTCTACACTGCCTTCAGCGAGGGCGTGACCCAGGGCATCTGGCACCAGCTCGATCTGGAGCAGCTCGGCGCGCTCGTCCTGGTCAATGTGCTGCTGCTCGCGATCGTGCTCGCCGGCACCCGCCTGCTCTCGCGTGCGCTCGGCTTCTCCCGGCCCGACGAGATCACCATCGTCTTCTGCGGCTCGAAGAAGAGCCTGGCGAGCGGCCTGCCGATGGCGAGCATCCTCTTCGCCGGCCAGTCGGTGGGTTTGATCGTGTTGCCGCTGATGCTGTTCCACCAGATCCAGCTCATCGCCTGCGCCGTGCTGGCAAAGCGCTATGCGAAGGCGGCACTGCGGGACGAGACGGAAGGCGCGCCAGCGGCAGCCCGGGCCTGAGCAATGGAAACCCGCCAGGCGCGGGCTGCGCCGACGGCGAAGGCTAACGGTGAAGGGGGGCACGGGGGCGCGCAGCGGCCCCCGCCAAGATTGCGGTACTACACCGCACATCTTGCATTCTTCCGTAGGCGCATACCGATCACAAATTCACGGGTGATGCACGGCGGGTCCTGCCAGCGTTCTTACAGGGCCAGGCGCTGCACGCTGCTCTTATGGACGAGTGCCAGGATGGTGATGCCGTTCGGTGCTTCTTCGTACAGGATGATGTGCGAGCCGTGCTCGTGGCGTCTCACGCCGGGGCGGATGCCATCTGCCTTGCGGCCGATGCGGGGTGTGTCGGCGATTAATTGGAATAGGCGCTCAAGCTCGGCGGCGTAGGCCTCGGCCTGCCGGGCTCCGAATTGCTTCATGCCATAGAGCGTCAGCTCGAACAGGTCCGCGTCGGCGCGATCGGCAAGGCCGTAGCTACTCACTCAAGAACCCGTCGGCCTTTGCCTGCTTCTTGGCGCGGGCGACGATGTCGGACACCGAATTTTTGCTGATGCCACTCGCGCGGGATTCATCCACGATCCGGCGAAGGTCGTCGAGTGACAGCTCGGGATGCGCACGGCGCTCGCGGTCACGGCGGACGAGATCGCGAACGTAGTCGCTCGTGCTGGCGTACTCGCCTTCCTTGATTTGCGCCTCGATCCAGTCCTTCATCGGGTCAGGCAGAGAGATCGTCATGGTCGCCATGGGGCACCTCCTATCTCTCTCAGCCTACCGAAAATAAGCATATTTCACAAATACTCTTATCGACGCCACGCTACCAGTCGTGCTCCATGGCGTTCCGCTCACGATACTCCTTCACGGCGACGCGGCTCGCCTCGTCCCGAAATGCCGGGGAATTCCGCCGCCATGCCGGTCGATGAAGCATTCCGCCGCCTCCGCGCTGCGCTGAAGCTGCCTGAGGAAAGCGGCAGATAGTGCAGGTCGTCACCGAGGCGGCGCAATTCCGTGAGCCCTCAAAGCCCCCCGGCTTTGCAAAATGATGGGTAGCTGCTCCAGCCGCCCTCACCCCTCCACCAGCCTGCGCGCGATCACTTGCGCCTGGATTTCCGCCGCGCCCTCGAAGATGTTGAGGATGCGCGCGTCGCAGAGCACGCGGCTGATCGGGTATTCCAGCGCGAAACCGTTGCCGCCATGGATCTGCAGCGCATTGTCGGCCGCAGCCCAGGCGACGCGGGCGCCCAGCAGCTTGGCCATGCCGGCCTCGAGATCACAGCGGCGCTCGGCGTCCTTCTCGCGGGCGGCGAAATAGGTGAGCTGGCGGGCGATCAGGATCTCGACCGCCATCATGGCGAGCTTGTCGGCGACGCGCGGGAAGGCGATCAGGGGCTTGCCGAACTGGATGCGGTCCTGGGCGTATTTCAGGCCGAGATCGAAGGCCGACTGCGCCACGCCGACGGCCCGCGCCGCCGTCTGGATGCGGGCGGCCTCGAACGTCTGCATCAATTGCTTGAAGCCCTGCCCCTCGACGCCGCCGAGCAGGTTTTCCGCCTTGACCTCGAAGCCGTCGAAGGCAAGCTCATATTCCTTCATGCCGCGATAGCCGAGCACCTCGATCTCGCCGCCGGTCAAGCCTGCAACCGGGAATGGGTCTTCGTCGGTGCCGCGCGGCTTCTCGGCGATCAGCATGGAGAGGCCGCGATAGCCGGCCGCATCCGGATCAGTGCGCACCAGCAGCGTCATGATGTCAGCGCGGACGGGATGGGTGATCCAGGTCTTGTTGCCCGAGACCTTCCAGACAGCCGCATCGCCCTCGCCATGCTTCACCGCCTTGGTGCGCAAGCTGGCAAGGTCCGAGCCGGTGTTGGGTTCGGTGAAGACGGCAGTCGGCAGCACCTCGCCGGCAGCAAGCTTGGGCAGCCATTTCTGCTTCTGTGCATCCGTACCACCGCAAAGGATAAGTTCGGCCGCGATCTCGGAACGCGTGCCGAGCGAGCCGACGCCGATATAGCCGCGAGACAACTCCTCCGAGACGACGCACATCGAGACCTTGGAGAGGCCCATGCCGCCGAATTCCTCGGGGATGGTCAGGCCGAAGACGCCGAGCTCGGCCATCTTCTCGACGACCGGCATCGGGATGTACTCATTCTCAAGGTGCCATTCATGGGCGTGCGGCGTCACCTCAGCGGCGCAGAAGCGGCGCATCTCGCTGCGGATCGCTTCCAGCGTCTCGTCGAGGCCGGGATCGCCGACGCTGATCAAGCCGTGATCCTGGCTGAACAGCGAAACAAGGCGGGCGCGGTTCTGCGGCGTATTGCCTTCCGCGATCAGCGTCTCGGCCGCGTCCGAACGGGCGGCGGCAATCGCCTTGGCCGGGAGGCCGAGCGCGCCGAGCCGCACGATCTCGCTTTGGCTCATCGGGATGCCGCCGAAGATCTGCGCGGCATATTCGCCGGCGCCGATGCGGATGGCGTAATCCTCGGTCGCGCCGTAGCGGTCCTCGGCCCGAAGGCGCTCGCCATAGGCCTTCATCTCGCGCAGCGCCATGACATAGGTCGCGAGCCAGGAAAGGCCGTGAGCAGCATGCTGCTCGGCTTCGAGCTTCACTGAGGAAATCTTGCCGTCGACCGTGACCTTCTGGCGCACGGCCGCGACAGCCTGCTCCAGCAGCGTCTCGAAGCCGGGCAAGGCCGCGGCAATCAGATCGATCGCGCTGTCAGGCATCTCGGATGTGGCGGCGGCGTTCGCGCTCATGATTTCTCTCCCTTTGTTGCGACGCAGCATAGGGCGAGTTTTCGAAAATCAGAAATGCCTCTTTGGGCGAAAGGCCGCGCCCGCCTGGGCTATTTGCGGCTCGCCAGCACGACGCCCGCGACCGTCACCACCACGCCGGCGATCTGAACCGGCGACAGCGCCTCGCCGAAAAGAATCCAGGCTTCGCCCGCTACCAGAACCGGCACGAGATAGAGGAAGGTCGAGACGCGCGAGATCGCGCCACGCCGGATCATCATCAGATAGAGCCCGACGCCGCCGAGCGAGAGCGCCAGCACCGACCAGGCCAGCACCAGGATCATGGTGAGGTTCCACTCGATGCGCATCGGCTCCAGCGCCCAGGCGAAGGGCAGCGTCACGATGAAGGCGGTGCCGTATTGCACGGCCGTGACCGTGCGCAGATCGCCGGAGACGATGCGGGCCTTCTGGTAGAAGGACCCGAAGGTCACCGCGAGCATGGCGAGGACATTGATTGCAACCGGCAGCACGATGCCCAAGAATGCCGCGGGTTCGACACCGACAAGCTTGGGCTCGAGCACCAGCGCGATACCGAGGAAGCCGCAGAGGATGCCGACCCAGCGGATCGGCGATATCCGCTCGCCTACGAGCGCCGGCGCGAACAGCGCGGTCAAAATCGGCTGGAGGCCCGCGATCAGGCCGGAAATTCCGGTCGGCAGACCGTTGCGGATCGCCCACCACAGGCCACCGAGATAGGCTGCGTGCAGCAGGACACCGGTGACGATACAGTCGATGATGGCGCGCCGGCCCTTGGGCCAGGGCGCGCGCAGCGCGAAGGCGAGCCCCGCAAGCAGCACACCGGCGCAGGCGAAGCGAACGGCCAGGAAGGTCAGCGCATCCGCATAGAGCGCCGAATAGCCGGCGACGACCCAGCCTGACGACCAGAGGAAGGTGAAGATGACGGGCGTGAGCCGCAGGAACAGGGGGGAAGAGAGCATGAGAACCGGCTTTCGGATGCCAGCCTGATAAAGCGGGCAGCCCGGCCTGTCGCCCCATGCTGACGCGCACGAGCCATGTGCGGACCGAAACACCTCGCTATTGGACCCGCCAAAGAAGCCGACACGATCTCAGTTGAGGAAAATCCCTTACGATTCATTCACTTGCATTGACTCTGCCAAAATCCAGCCGGACAGTGTGAATTGCTCCAGGCACGAGGGATAACCGATCCGATGACAGAGTCTCTTGCCGCGCCGGTCACTGTGCCTGCGCCCGTCCGCCGCTCCTCGCTTCTGCGCACCATCGTCGCCACCAATATCGGCGCGGTGTTCGAGTGGTACGACCTCGTGCTCTACGCAATGTTCGTGGTGACGCTGTCGAAGCTGTTCTTCCCAGCCGGCGACCCCGCCGTCAGCGTTCTGCTCAGTCTCGGTACCTTTGCCAGCGCCTGGCTGGTGCGGCCGCTCGGCGCGATCGTCATCGGCGCCTATGCCGACCGCGCGGGGCGCAAGCCCGCGCTCATCCTCTCAGCCGGGCTGATGATGCTCGGCACCCTGCTCACGGCCATACTACCCGGCTACGCGACGATCGGGCTTGCCGCCCCCATCCTACTGCTGCTCGCCCGCATGATCCAGGGCTTCTCGGCCGGCGGGGAATTCGGCAGCGCCACCGCCATGCTGATCGAGCAGGATCCGAGCCGCCGCGGCTTCTATGGCGCGACGCAATGGGCGAGCTCGGGCTTTGCCGTGTTCATGGCCTCGATGTTCGCCTATCTCATCAACGCGTCCCTCACGCCCGAGCAGGTCATGTCCTGGGGTTGGCGCGTGCCGTTCCTGTTTGGCCTGCTGATCGGCCCCGTCGCCTGGTATATCCGTCAACGCGTCGATGAATCGGCCGAGTTCGAGAAGGCCGAACAAAGCCCCGTGCCGCTGGCCGAAGTCATGACGCATGACAAGCTGCGCGTCCTGGCGGGCGCGGGCATCGTCGCGGCCGGCGCGGCGGGCAGCTTCATGAACACGTATATGCCGACCTTCGCCACGACCAAGCTCGGACTCGACCCGTCCGTGGCGCTGATCGGCACGATCTTCGCCGGCCTGATCAACTCGACCATGCCATTCTTCTTCGGCCATCTCTCGGACCGCGTCGGCCGCATCCCGCTGATGGGCACGTTTGCCGTGCTTGGCCTGGTGATGACCTATCCGATGTTCCAGTGGCTCGTCGCCAGCCCCAGCGTCGGCACGCTCATCGCCATCCAGTCCATGCTCGCGCTGGTGCTCTATTGCGGCTACTACGCCACCGCTCCGGCGCTGCTGTCGGAGCTCTACCAGACCCGTCGCCGCGTCACCGGCATCTCGATCAGCTATGTGCTGGGCCAGCTCCTGTTCGGTGGTGTCACGCCGCTCGTCGTCGGCTTCATCGTCGGCCGCACCGGCAATCCGACCGATGCCGGGCTCTACCTGACCGCGATCATATTCATCAGCCTGGTGAGCCTCTGGGGCTGCCGGCGCCTGGGCGTGCGGTAAGATCGCGGGACAGCCCGAGACCCACCGAACCGTCCCATACGGAGCAGCGGCAGGGCTTGGTGAAGCAGAACCTCGCCTCAGCCTGCCTTCGCGCTCTGCTTTTGGCCGGTTCGTCTCCAGGCCTCCATCGCCAGCAGCAGCGCCAGCGGCCAGACCATCGGGCGGAACATGAAATGGGCGTGGACGATGGTGTGGTGCACGAAGGCCAGATACCAGGCCGGCATGATCGCGCAGGCGGCCAGCAACAGCCCGGCCCTCATACGCTCCACCGGCTCTGAACAGCGCCAGAGCAGCAGCCCCTGACGCAGGGCGAGCAGCAGGGGGACGATCGCCACCAGGAGAAATCCCAGTTCGACCGAGCCGAAGGCCAGGAACTGCGAGAAATAGAAGACCTTCGACAAGGCGTAGAGATAGCTGAACAGGAAGCTCGACCTGATCGCCTCCGGGCCGATGCCGAAACGGGCTAGCCGCGCCGCATTCTCAGGCGCCACCTCCCAGCCGGCGCTGCTCATATGGGCGCCGATCTGGCGGCTGAAGAGGTCCAGCTCCGGCAGTCCCCAGATCGCCGCCACGACCGCCATCTTGAAGACGAAGCAGAGGATAATCGCTGCCGTGAAGGAGACGATTCCGATGCACAGCCTTCGCCACATCGCGCGCAGGTCGACAGCGTCATCAAAGAGGACGACGGCAAAGATCAGGATGAGGCCGCTGGGGCTTCCGCCGGTGAGGAACTCGAACATCGCGGTCAAGGCGCCAAACAGGGCGGCAGCGGTCGCGAAACCGAGCTCCGACAACGCCGATGGCGGGCGCAGATAGAAAAACAGCAGGAAGCCGACCAGGGCGAGGTCCGCCGGCGCGAAGGAGAAGGACCAGCCGAAGACCGGCAGCGCATACAACAGCAGCAACATCAGCGCCATGATGGCATAGGCGCGGTCCCGTCCAGCCATTTCCGGCCGGCGCACGGCATTGCGCAGTGCCAGAAGCGCCAGCGCGACGAGGCCTGCCACGAGCAGGATCAGCAGCAGATTCGTCGCATAGGCGAAGGGCAGGATCGCCAGGAGCAGCTTGGCCAGAACCCAGTCGCCATGCAGATAGCGATGATAATAGCCCGCTGGCACATCAGCGGCCGGCTCCATGGCCAGGGCAAGGTCGCGGCACTGCACATAAGGCGGATAGCCCAGCAGTGCTTCTCCGGACCAGGGCGCATCAAGGCTCGGCACGCGCGGCGACAGCGCCCGACGGAAGATGTCGTCCTCCTGCGGCAGAACGAGCATCGACAGGATCAGGCAATCGTTGAAATTATGGATGGAGACAGGGTTGCTCCGCGCGAATGGCAAGGCGATGTCGCGCGCCAATGCCCCGGAGGCGACCGCCTCCGCGACGCGGCCTCGATAATGCTGCCGCTCGACCAATGCGCTCG harbors:
- a CDS encoding bile acid:sodium symporter family protein; translation: MRSLLARFAPDPYIMALLGTVAFASVLPAHGEGAHVVGLVTNLAIGLLFFLYGTRLAPSAALEGLRHWRLHSFVLAATFLAFPAIALLLRLLMPSLLTPGLWTGLIFLSVLPSTVQSSIAFTSIAGGNVPAALCAASASNLIGIVITPLLAALLLTTQGHGFQAGAVGDILVQLLLPFAAGQLLRPWIGGWIASHKRMLGFVDRGSILLVVYTAFSEGVTQGIWHQLDLEQLGALVLVNVLLLAIVLAGTRLLSRALGFSRPDEITIVFCGSKKSLASGLPMASILFAGQSVGLIVLPLMLFHQIQLIACAVLAKRYAKAALRDETEGAPAAARA
- a CDS encoding type II toxin-antitoxin system RelE/ParE family toxin; this translates as MSSYGLADRADADLFELTLYGMKQFGARQAEAYAAELERLFQLIADTPRIGRKADGIRPGVRRHEHGSHIILYEEAPNGITILALVHKSSVQRLAL
- a CDS encoding type II toxin-antitoxin system ParD family antitoxin — translated: MATMTISLPDPMKDWIEAQIKEGEYASTSDYVRDLVRRDRERRAHPELSLDDLRRIVDESRASGISKNSVSDIVARAKKQAKADGFLSE
- a CDS encoding acyl-CoA dehydrogenase family protein; the encoded protein is MSANAAATSEMPDSAIDLIAAALPGFETLLEQAVAAVRQKVTVDGKISSVKLEAEQHAAHGLSWLATYVMALREMKAYGERLRAEDRYGATEDYAIRIGAGEYAAQIFGGIPMSQSEIVRLGALGLPAKAIAAARSDAAETLIAEGNTPQNRARLVSLFSQDHGLISVGDPGLDETLEAIRSEMRRFCAAEVTPHAHEWHLENEYIPMPVVEKMAELGVFGLTIPEEFGGMGLSKVSMCVVSEELSRGYIGVGSLGTRSEIAAELILCGGTDAQKQKWLPKLAAGEVLPTAVFTEPNTGSDLASLRTKAVKHGEGDAAVWKVSGNKTWITHPVRADIMTLLVRTDPDAAGYRGLSMLIAEKPRGTDEDPFPVAGLTGGEIEVLGYRGMKEYELAFDGFEVKAENLLGGVEGQGFKQLMQTFEAARIQTAARAVGVAQSAFDLGLKYAQDRIQFGKPLIAFPRVADKLAMMAVEILIARQLTYFAAREKDAERRCDLEAGMAKLLGARVAWAAADNALQIHGGNGFALEYPISRVLCDARILNIFEGAAEIQAQVIARRLVEG
- a CDS encoding DMT family transporter, with the translated sequence MLSSPLFLRLTPVIFTFLWSSGWVVAGYSALYADALTFLAVRFACAGVLLAGLAFALRAPWPKGRRAIIDCIVTGVLLHAAYLGGLWWAIRNGLPTGISGLIAGLQPILTALFAPALVGERISPIRWVGILCGFLGIALVLEPKLVGVEPAAFLGIVLPVAINVLAMLAVTFGSFYQKARIVSGDLRTVTAVQYGTAFIVTLPFAWALEPMRIEWNLTMILVLAWSVLALSLGGVGLYLMMIRRGAISRVSTFLYLVPVLVAGEAWILFGEALSPVQIAGVVVTVAGVVLASRK
- a CDS encoding MFS transporter, which encodes MTESLAAPVTVPAPVRRSSLLRTIVATNIGAVFEWYDLVLYAMFVVTLSKLFFPAGDPAVSVLLSLGTFASAWLVRPLGAIVIGAYADRAGRKPALILSAGLMMLGTLLTAILPGYATIGLAAPILLLLARMIQGFSAGGEFGSATAMLIEQDPSRRGFYGATQWASSGFAVFMASMFAYLINASLTPEQVMSWGWRVPFLFGLLIGPVAWYIRQRVDESAEFEKAEQSPVPLAEVMTHDKLRVLAGAGIVAAGAAGSFMNTYMPTFATTKLGLDPSVALIGTIFAGLINSTMPFFFGHLSDRVGRIPLMGTFAVLGLVMTYPMFQWLVASPSVGTLIAIQSMLALVLYCGYYATAPALLSELYQTRRRVTGISISYVLGQLLFGGVTPLVVGFIVGRTGNPTDAGLYLTAIIFISLVSLWGCRRLGVR